A region of the Deltaproteobacteria bacterium genome:
TCGAGGATCTTGTTGACCGAACCACGGAGCCCTGCCGCAAGGCCCTCAAGGACGCCGGGCTCAAGGCCTCGGACATCGACGGTGTCATCCTCGTCGGCGGCATGACCCGCATGCCTCTGGTTCAGGAAAAGGTGAAGCAATTCTTCGGCAAGGAGCCGAACCGGTCCGTGAACCCCGACGAGGTCGTGGCCATGGGCGCGGCCATCCAGGGCGGCATCCTGGCCGGAGACGTCAAGGACGTGCTCCTGCTCGACGTCACGCCCCTGTCGCTGGGCATTGAAACTCTGGGAGGGGTATTCACTAAACTCATCGACCGGAACACGACCATCCCCACCCGAAAAAGCCAGGTCTTCACCACGGCCGCCGACAACCAGCCCTCGGTGTCGATCCACGTTCTTCAGGGAGAGCGACCCATGTCAGGCGACAACATGACACTGGGACGATTCGAACTGACCGGCATCCCACCGGCCCCCCGGGGCGTTCCTCAGATCGAGGTCACCTTCGATATCGACGCCAACGGCATCGTCAACGTTTCGGCCAAGGACACCGGCACGGGCAAGGAACAATCCATCCGGATCACCGCCTCCAGCGGCCTATCCGAGCAGGACATCCAGCGTCTGGTAAAGGACGCCGAGGCCCACGCCGAAGAGGACACCAAGAAGAAAAAACTCATTGAGGTCCGCAACCACGCCGACACCCTGGTCTATACCACGGAGAAATCCATCCGCGATCTGGGCGACAAGGTTGATTCGGCCCTCAAGGCCGAGATCGAGTCCAAGGTCGAAAACCTCAAGGGGAAACTCCAGAGCGACGACGCAGAGGCCATCTCCCGGGCCACCGACGAATTGGCCCAGGTTTCCCACAAGCTTGCCGAACAACTCTACGCCCAGAAAAGTCAAGAAGGGACTGGACAGGCCCAGCCTGGTCCGGGATCCAAGGGCGGATCGCAGGGTGGTGACGACGATGTGGTCGATGCCGACTACACCGAGGTCAAGTAGGCATTGGGAAGCCCTCGGGCCAGCTTGACACCCCGCGAACCTCGTTCCAATATCGGCCCGGCACCAAAACGGTGTCGGGCCTTTTTGCGCCTGCCATCCACGACATGAAAACCTCCTTCTCCATCTCCCTGTTCGCCATTCTGCTCGCCGCAGTCTTCGGCCTGACGTCCGGCTGCGCCCGCAAGGCCCCGGTGGCCAAGCCCCTGGCCGCCACCACTGCTCCCCCGCGTGCCGCCCTCTGGGAGCAGGCCGACCAGGCATGGAAATCCCGTGACTTCGCCCTGTCCCAATCCCTGTACGCCCGTCTGGCCTCAGCTCCGCCCTCGCCTCCGGCCCGGGCCGAAGTGGTTTTCGATCGTCTGGTCAGATCGGCCATCGCCATCGGTGACCTCCCTGGGGCCCACATCGCCCACGACCAGTGGACCCGATACGATCCCCTTGCCGATCGGCCCCAGGCCCGCCTCCTGGCCGAGGCCGATCTGGTTCTGGCCCAGGGCGGACCCGAAGCCTGGAGGGAATTTCTGGCCGGCACGGCCTCGAACAACTCCCTGCCATGGGATGTCCGCCTCGCCGTGGGCCGCAGGCTGGCCGACACGCTTTTCGATCTCGGCGATCTGGCTGGATTCCTGGCGGCGGCGGCCATGTTGAACGACGGAGCAGGGCATGGCCCGCCGTCCCCGGATCTGGATGGCTACGTCAGACAACGCCTGAACTCGGCTCCGGCGGAAGGGCTCCACCAGGCCTTGTCCCAGGCCCCGTCCGGCACCGAGGAAATCTTTCCCTATTGCCAGGCCCGCTGGGCCCTGCTGCTGGCCGGGCTTGAGCACAGCCCTGCCTCCTGGGCCGGGGCCTGGCCCCAACTCGTCCGCCTGACCGGAGCCAAGTGCTGGTCCGATCCAGGCGCGGTCCGATCCGAACTCCAAACCATGGAAAGACGTTTCGGCCGACCGGAAATCCATCTGGCCCTAACTTTGCCCCTGTCGGGCCCCTTTGCTCCGGTGGCATGGAAGATCATCCACGGAGCCGGGGCCGCCCAATGGAATCTGGGCCTCGAAGGCCTTCAGGTCCGCATCTCAGTCATCAACACCGAGGCCCCGGGCTGGGCGGGCAAAGTCGCGGCCCTGCCGCCTTCCTGCCTGGCCATTGGAGGACCCCTTCGCAGGGAATCCTGGCTCGTGCTTGCCGCCGACGGCCTACCTCCGAACAGGGCCTTCTTCACCTTCCTTCCCTCCCTGGCCGAGGAGGGGAGGAAGGCCTGGAGATTCTTCGGTAGTCCCGAAGATCAGGCCCGGGCCCTCATCGACATGGCCAGGGACGGCATGGGCATCAACCATTTCGCCATCCTTTACCCGGCCGAACCCTTCGGCCGGACCATGGCCGAATCCTTTGCCCTGGAATGCGAACGCTCCGGAGGAATCCTCAACGGCCTCAAGGCCTACGATCCTGCAGATCACACCCGCTGGAACAGGGAGGTGGCCTCGTTCCTACGGGCCGAGACTGTTCCCAAGGGTCATTTGAATCCGGAACCCGATTTTCAAGCACTGTTCCTGCCCGACTCCCTGTCCAGGGCCCGGCTGATGATCCCCAATTTCTTCTACCACAACGAGAATCGCATTCTGTTTCTCGGCCCCCAGATCTGGACCCAGTCCATGAACGAGTGGCAAGGCCTGGAAGCGGAATATTTCGGACTGGCCGTCAGTCCGGCCTCCTGGTGGCCCGACAGCCCGAGTCCCCAGGTCGGCCGCCTTCGGAACACGCTCCACGACACAGGCCAGGACCCGCCGGACTTCTGGTCCGCCCTGGGGAACGATTTCGTCCGGTTCGCGGCAGCCCTGCCCCTGCCCCAGAACCTGGATCCCGAAGCAATCAACAGCATTTTATGCACCCCGTCGGCCATGGACTGGAGCATGGCCCCCCTGTCCTGGACCCCGGAAGGGTTGGCCAGACAGGACATGTTCGTGCTTCAGCCTTCGAGCACGGGACTTCACCCGGTCCATATCGACAGCCTCACGGCCCGTCTGGCCGCCCGCCAGGCCCGCCGAGACCGTCAGATGTTCCAGATTCACCCCGAACTGGCCCCAAAACCGGCCCAGACAGCCGCCCCTTGAGGAATTCCATGCGCATCACCGAACAGGAAGTGGCCAGAATCGCCCGCCTGGCCCGTCTCGAGCCCACCGGGGACCAGACCGCCCGCTATGCCAAGCAGATGGATACCATCCTCGAATACATGGATGTCCTGGAATCCCTGGACACCCAAGGGGTGGAGCCCATGTACTCGCCCCTGCCGGGAGGCACGGTCTTTCGCGCCGACGAGGTCGAATCGAGATACACCCGGGACGAGATTCTGGCCAACGCCCCGGACACCGACGGGGTCCACTTCATCGTCCCCAAAACCGTCTTCTAGGAACCGCCATGCTGCACGACCTGACCCTGACCCAGGCCCGCAAGGCCTTGGCCGGGCGCGAAATCGGCGTTGTCGAACTCGTCTCCGCCTGCCTCACCCGCATTGAGGCCACGGAACCCCGAATCCAGGCCATCCTGACTCTTCGTAAGGAAGAAGCCCTGAAAGAGGCCAAGACCCTGGACGCCGACGGGCCCGACCCAACCCTCCCCCTCTGGGGTATCCCAGTGACCGTCAAGGACGCCTTGACCACCCGGGGGCTGCGGACCACCTGTGGATCCCGGATGCTGGAACACTTCGTCCCGGCCTACGACGCCCATCTCGTCCACCGTCTCAAGAAGGCCGGGGCCATCATTCTGGCCAAGACGAACATGGACGAGTTCGCCATGGGTTCCTCGACGGAAAATTCGGCCTTTCAGACCACCCGAAATCCCTGGAACCTGAACCGGGTTCCCGGAGGGTCTAGCGGCGGATCCGCCGCCGGAATCGCCGCCGGACAGGCCATGGCCTCCATCGGCACCGATACCGGAGGCTCCATCCGGCAGCCGGCAGCCTTCTGCGGGGTCGTGGGCCTGAAGCCCACCTACGGCCGGGTCTCCCGTTTCGGATTGGTGGCCTATGGTTCGTCTCTGGACCAAGCCGGGCCCATTGCCCGGACCGCCGCGGACTGCGCCGCCGTCCTAGAAGTCATCGCCGGGCACGATCCGCAGGATTCGACGTCCCTGGACGTCCCGGTCCCGCCCTACTCCCACCTGGCCGCCGAACCAGGGGGCCTGGAGGGTCTGCGTATCGGCCTGCCCACCGAGTACTGGGGTCCGGGCCTCGATCCCGAAGTCCGCGAAGCCTGCCAAGAGGCTGTGAACCGGGCCGCGGGGCTTGGCGCCGAGATCGTCGAGCTCTCACTGCCACACACCCCCTACGCCATCGCAGCCTATTACATCACGGCCATGGCCGAGGCCAGTTCCAACCTGGCCCGTTTCGACGGCGTGCGCTACGGTCTGCGTTCGGCCAAGGCCCGCGACCTCATGGACGTCTATGCCAAAACCAGGACCGATGGCTTCGGCGAAGAGGTCCAACGCCGGATCATGCTTGGAACCTACGTCCTCTCGGCCGGGTACTACGACGCCTACTACCGCAAGGCCGCCCAGGTCCGCCGCCTCATCCGCCAAGACTTCCTGAAGGCCTTTGAATCCTGCGATCTCATCGCCGGCCCTGCCTGCCCGACAACGGCCTTTGGCATCGGCGAAAACCTGGACGACCCCCTGACCATGTACCTGACCGACATCTTCACCATCTCCCTGAACCTCTCCGGTCTTCCGGGCCTGAGCCTGCCCGTGGGTCTTGGGAATGGGAGCGGTCTGCCCGTGGGACTCCAACTCTTCGGACCGGACCTATCCGAGGATCGGCTCCTCCGGACGGCCGTCAGGCTGGAGGCGGTCCTCCCCCGGCTCCCGGAACCTTCAGGACTGGCCTGAACCATGTCCGGCATCGGCGTGGCCGTCAGCGGCGGGGCCGACAGTCTTGCCGCCCTGGTTCACTTCATGGATCAGGGCAAGACCCCGGTGGCCCTCCACGCCCTTCTGGCCCCTGAGCGGAGACCGGACGACGACCTGTCCTCGGCCCTCGAGGTTCAATGCCGACGCCTGGAGATCGAATTCCACATCCTTGATCTTCGGTCCGAATTCGAGGCACTGGTCATCGAATCCTTTGCCCGGCAGTATCGGGAGGGCTTGACCCCGAATCCCTGCGCCGCGTGCAACCGGGACATCAAACTCGGGCTGCTGGCACATCGGGCCCGGACCCTGGGACTGGATCTGCTGGCCACCGGCCATTACGCCCGGATTGAAAACGGGACTCTCTTCCGAGGCTTCGACCGAACCAAGGATCAAAGCTATTTTCTAGCCCTGGTTCCGGCCGAACATCTGGCCGGGGCACGATTCCCCCTGGGTCTGACGACCAAGTCCCGGGTTCGGGACGAATTATCGGCCAGAGGACTGGAGCCCTGCGCCCACCGGGAAAGTCTGGAGGTCTGCTTCGTGCCCGGGGACTACCGATCGTTCCTTGAATCCCGGGGTCATTTTCTTCCGGGGCCAGGGCCCATCGTGACCGTCGATGGGCGGGAACTCGGCCGCCACCTGGGCCTCTGGCGCCACACCCTCGGCCAGCGTCGGGGCCTGGGCATCGCCCACCCAAAACCTCTCTACGTCATCGACAAGGATGTCCGAAACAACTCCCTGATCGTCGGAACCGAAGAAGAGCTCTGGGCCTCGGCTCTGACGGTCGGAAACCTCAACCTCATCGTTCCTCCGGCAAAATGGCCGGCCCGGATACTGGTCCAGACCCGCTACAGGCAGGGCCCTACTTTGGGGAGCTTCACTCTTCGGGCCGATGCCCGTCTGGAGCTCAAACTTTTTGAGCCGCAGCACCGACCCACGCCTGGCCAAGTGGCCGCCTTTTACGACGGAGACCGTCTCCTAGGCGGAGGGCTGATCCTGCCCGCCGAAATACCCTAATCTCGAGGAATCTTCTATGCAAAACTTTATCATGACCCCCATCGGAACCATCCATACTCCCTTCACCGACCCGGAAGGCATGCCAATACAGCCCACCGGAGCCGCCAACGTCGAGGGCCGCATCATCATCCGGCCCGAATTTGAGCCCGGACTGGCTGACCTGGACGGATTCTCCCACATCCACATCCTCTACGCCCTGCATCGCTGCCAGGGCTATTCCCTGTCGGTCGTCCCCTATATGGATGACACCCCCCGCGGCCTCTTTGCCACCCGGGCCCCCAGACGGCCCAACCCCATCGGGCTATCCGTGGTCCGTCTCCAATCCATCTCAGGAAACGAACTGAGAATCATCGGCATCGACGTTCTGGACGGCACACCCCTTTTGGACATCAAGCCCTATGTGCCCAGATTCGACGCCCCCGAGGCCACGGCCACCGGATGGTTGGAGACAAAATCGGGCCAGGACCGGACCCGGCGGGCCGACTCCCGGTTCCACGACTGAGGATCACGGCCCATGAGATGCTTCGGAGTCTGCGTCGGCTCCACCTCAATCGGCCTCGTCGGGCTGACCCGGGAGGTGAACGGACTTCGGACCTTCCATGCCGAATCCCTGAACCACGCCGGGCAAGCCGGACAGGTCCTGGAATCCCGCCTCTTGGCCCTGGCCGGAGACCTGCCATGCACGGTGACCGGTACCGGGCGAGGCATGGCTGGCCGGTTGAACGTGGAGACGATTAGCGAGCCCGAAGCCGTGGAACGGGCTCTGAATCACACATTGGGACCGAGGGCTCCGGTTCAGGCCGTGCTCTCCCTGGGCGGGGAGACCTTCATGGCCTACCGGGTCGATAGTCGCGGCCGGGTCCTGGACGTCAACACCGGCAACAAATGCGCCTCGGGCACCGGCGAATTCTTCGTCCAGCAAATGGGTCGCATGGGCCTTGAACCCGGGCACGCGGCTCGGCTGGATCCGAACGTCGAGGCCTACCGGGTCTCGGGCCGCTGCTCGGTGTTCTGCAAGAGCGACTGCACCCACGCCCTGAACAAAGGAATCCCCAGAAACCGGGTCGTCTCCGGCCTGACCTTCATGATGGCCGAAAAATGCCTTGATCTTCTTGAGCCCTTTGATCCGGCCAATATCGCCCTGGTCGGGGGCTGCACGGCCAATCCGTTTCTGGTCCGCCATCTCCGGGCCCGGTTCCCCGGTCTGGTCATCCCGGCCCATGCCCGGTGCTTCGAGGCCTTGGGGGCTGCCCTGGCCGGTTCCGGACGTTCCTCCGCTCCATTGCCCAGGCCCCTCTCGAGGCCGACATCCTCGCCGTTTGTCCACCATCCGGCCCTGGCCAACGCCCAGAATCTCGTGGACTTCAAGACCATGCCCCGTGCCCGGGCCCAAACCGGTGAAGAACTCATCCTCGGCCTCGACGTGGGTTCCACGACCACCAAGGGAGTTCTACTCCGAGCCGCAGACTCGGCCTTAGTGGCCTCGGCCTATCTGCGGACCGACGGCGCCCCGGTGGATGCCTCCAGGCGAGTCTACGCCGCCCTGGCCGGGCAGGCTCCAAAGGCCCGGGTCGTCGGTCTTGGAGTGACCGGATCGGGCCGGGCCATTGCCGGCCTCCACGCCGGAACCAGGGCCGTGATCAACGAGATCGTGGCCCACGCCACGGCCGCTGCGCACTTCGATCCCGCGGTGGACACCATCTTCGAGATCGGCGGCCAGGATGCCAAATACACCTTCGTCGAGAACCGGGTACCCATCGACTACGCCATGAACGAAGCCTGCAGCGCGGGCACCGGTTCATTCCTCGAGGAGGCCGCCCGGGAAACCCTGGGCATTGATATGGACCGCATCGGGCCCATGGCTTTGGCCTCTACCGCACCGCCCAATTTCAGCGACCAATGCTCGGCCTTCATCGGATCGGACATCAAGCGGGCCATTCAGGAAGGTCTGGGCATTGAAGACATTGCCGCCGGTCTGGTCTGCTCTATCTGTCTAAACTACCTCAAACGGGTAAAGGGCAACCGTCCCGTAGGCTCCACAGTATTCATGCAGGGCGGGGTCTGCTACAACCCGGCCGTGCCCGTGGCCATGGCCCTGCTCACCGGACACCGAGTCGTTGTCCCGCCCGAACCGGGCCTCATGGGGGCCTTTGGCGTGGCCCTGGAAGTCATGGACCGTCTGGGCCAGGGGCTAATGGCCCCGGGCTCCTTTGACATTGAGGAACTTGCCGCCCGCACGGTGCGATCCCGGGGTTTCTTCACCTGCCGAGGTGGCCGGGAACACTGCGACAGGGGCTGCCGGGTCGAGCGCATCGAGGTGGCCGGAACCGTCTTGCCCTTCGGAGGCATCTGCAACCGATACGACGGCCGCTCGTCCCGAGATGCGAACTTGGCCGGAACCGACCGAAATCTCGTCGTTCGTCGAAACCGGATCCTGGCCGGAACTGATGGAGACGACAACCCCGATTGTCCGGACTCGACCCCCACCGTGGGCCTGAACCGATCCTTTCTGACCCATGCCCTGCTACCGTTCTGGCGGGCCTATTTCGGGGAGCTGGGGTTCAGAGTGGTTCAGCCAGAACTGGAACATCCCGAAGGTCCGAGGCGCTGCAAAGCTCCCCTCTGCTTTCCGGCCGAGCTGGCCCACGGCTATGCTCGCTCTTTGCTGGACAAGAGGCCGGACTTCGTCTTCCTCCCCCAGATCAAGGGACTTGCCCCCATCGGACCCGGCCAATCCTGCACCTGCGTTCTGGTGCAGGGCGAACCCTACTATCTGCGCCGGGCCTTCCCAGAGCTCGATTCCCTGGGCTCCCGGCTGTTGAGTCCAGTCCTGGATCTGGGCACGGATCTGGCCGCTCTGGCCAAGAGATTGGCCCCGGTAGCGGCCATCCTGGGTGCGTCTGCGAACCTCCAGAAAAAGGCCCTTGAGACGGCCGCCCAGGCCCAGGCCGATTTCGAGGTCCGCCTAAATGATATAGGGGCCAGGGCTCTGGCCGACCTCGAGGCTCGGGACGAATTCGGAATCATTCTTCTCGGCCGAGCCTACTCGGCCACTGCCCCGGAGGCCAACAAAGGCATCCCGGACAAGATCGCCTCCCGGGGCGTGACGGTGATCCCCATGGACATGCTCCCCGGCCGCCCAGGCCCGGGCGACGAAACCATGTACTGGGCCACCGGCCGGGCCATCCTGGCCGGGGCCCGCCTGGCCGCCGAGCATCCCGGACTGTACCCGGTCTATGTGACCAACTTCTCCTGCGGGCCGGACTCCTTCCTTACCGGCTATTTTCGGGACATCATGGGCAACCGGCCGTCTCTGATCCTCGAACTCGACAACCACACCGCCCACGCCGGCATCGAGACCCGCATCGAGGCCTTTCTCGACGTCATCCGCCATCACCGCCGATCGAGCCGCCCCAAGACCCGGCCCCGGACCCGGGTCTCGTCGCGCGCGCCCGAGCTGTCCCACCCGG
Encoded here:
- the dnaK gene encoding molecular chaperone DnaK; protein product: MGKIIGIDLGTTNSCVFVMEGKEAKCITNPEGGRTTPSIVAFTDKERLVGEIAKRQAITNHEKTVFAVKRLMGRKFEEPQIKSWASNSPYKIVSGQNGDAYVQIGDKKYSPSEISAIILSKLKADAETYLGEPVTEAVITVPAYFNDSQRQATKDAGRIAGLEVKRIINEPTAASLAYGSDKKKNEKIAVFDLGGGTFDISILEVGDNVVEVRATNGDTFLGGEDFDERIISYLVDEFKKENGIDLSKDKMALQRLKEAAEKAKKELSTSMETDINLPFITADQNGPKHMTMKLSRGKLEKMVEDLVDRTTEPCRKALKDAGLKASDIDGVILVGGMTRMPLVQEKVKQFFGKEPNRSVNPDEVVAMGAAIQGGILAGDVKDVLLLDVTPLSLGIETLGGVFTKLIDRNTTIPTRKSQVFTTAADNQPSVSIHVLQGERPMSGDNMTLGRFELTGIPPAPRGVPQIEVTFDIDANGIVNVSAKDTGTGKEQSIRITASSGLSEQDIQRLVKDAEAHAEEDTKKKKLIEVRNHADTLVYTTEKSIRDLGDKVDSALKAEIESKVENLKGKLQSDDAEAISRATDELAQVSHKLAEQLYAQKSQEGTGQAQPGPGSKGGSQGGDDDVVDADYTEVK
- the gatC gene encoding Asp-tRNA(Asn)/Glu-tRNA(Gln) amidotransferase subunit GatC translates to MRITEQEVARIARLARLEPTGDQTARYAKQMDTILEYMDVLESLDTQGVEPMYSPLPGGTVFRADEVESRYTRDEILANAPDTDGVHFIVPKTVF
- the gatA gene encoding Asp-tRNA(Asn)/Glu-tRNA(Gln) amidotransferase subunit GatA: MLHDLTLTQARKALAGREIGVVELVSACLTRIEATEPRIQAILTLRKEEALKEAKTLDADGPDPTLPLWGIPVTVKDALTTRGLRTTCGSRMLEHFVPAYDAHLVHRLKKAGAIILAKTNMDEFAMGSSTENSAFQTTRNPWNLNRVPGGSSGGSAAGIAAGQAMASIGTDTGGSIRQPAAFCGVVGLKPTYGRVSRFGLVAYGSSLDQAGPIARTAADCAAVLEVIAGHDPQDSTSLDVPVPPYSHLAAEPGGLEGLRIGLPTEYWGPGLDPEVREACQEAVNRAAGLGAEIVELSLPHTPYAIAAYYITAMAEASSNLARFDGVRYGLRSAKARDLMDVYAKTRTDGFGEEVQRRIMLGTYVLSAGYYDAYYRKAAQVRRLIRQDFLKAFESCDLIAGPACPTTAFGIGENLDDPLTMYLTDIFTISLNLSGLPGLSLPVGLGNGSGLPVGLQLFGPDLSEDRLLRTAVRLEAVLPRLPEPSGLA
- the mnmA gene encoding tRNA 2-thiouridine(34) synthase MnmA, which codes for MSGIGVAVSGGADSLAALVHFMDQGKTPVALHALLAPERRPDDDLSSALEVQCRRLEIEFHILDLRSEFEALVIESFARQYREGLTPNPCAACNRDIKLGLLAHRARTLGLDLLATGHYARIENGTLFRGFDRTKDQSYFLALVPAEHLAGARFPLGLTTKSRVRDELSARGLEPCAHRESLEVCFVPGDYRSFLESRGHFLPGPGPIVTVDGRELGRHLGLWRHTLGQRRGLGIAHPKPLYVIDKDVRNNSLIVGTEEELWASALTVGNLNLIVPPAKWPARILVQTRYRQGPTLGSFTLRADARLELKLFEPQHRPTPGQVAAFYDGDRLLGGGLILPAEIP
- the tsaA gene encoding tRNA (N6-threonylcarbamoyladenosine(37)-N6)-methyltransferase TrmO, encoding MQNFIMTPIGTIHTPFTDPEGMPIQPTGAANVEGRIIIRPEFEPGLADLDGFSHIHILYALHRCQGYSLSVVPYMDDTPRGLFATRAPRRPNPIGLSVVRLQSISGNELRIIGIDVLDGTPLLDIKPYVPRFDAPEATATGWLETKSGQDRTRRADSRFHD
- a CDS encoding activase; the encoded protein is MRCFGVCVGSTSIGLVGLTREVNGLRTFHAESLNHAGQAGQVLESRLLALAGDLPCTVTGTGRGMAGRLNVETISEPEAVERALNHTLGPRAPVQAVLSLGGETFMAYRVDSRGRVLDVNTGNKCASGTGEFFVQQMGRMGLEPGHAARLDPNVEAYRVSGRCSVFCKSDCTHALNKGIPRNRVVSGLTFMMAEKCLDLLEPFDPANIALVGGCTANPFLVRHLRARFPGLVIPAHARCFEALGAALAGSGRSSAPLPRPLSRPTSSPFVHHPALANAQNLVDFKTMPRARAQTGEELILGLDVGSTTTKGVLLRAADSALVASAYLRTDGAPVDASRRVYAALAGQAPKARVVGLGVTGSGRAIAGLHAGTRAVINEIVAHATAAAHFDPAVDTIFEIGGQDAKYTFVENRVPIDYAMNEACSAGTGSFLEEAARETLGIDMDRIGPMALASTAPPNFSDQCSAFIGSDIKRAIQEGLGIEDIAAGLVCSICLNYLKRVKGNRPVGSTVFMQGGVCYNPAVPVAMALLTGHRVVVPPEPGLMGAFGVALEVMDRLGQGLMAPGSFDIEELAARTVRSRGFFTCRGGREHCDRGCRVERIEVAGTVLPFGGICNRYDGRSSRDANLAGTDRNLVVRRNRILAGTDGDDNPDCPDSTPTVGLNRSFLTHALLPFWRAYFGELGFRVVQPELEHPEGPRRCKAPLCFPAELAHGYARSLLDKRPDFVFLPQIKGLAPIGPGQSCTCVLVQGEPYYLRRAFPELDSLGSRLLSPVLDLGTDLAALAKRLAPVAAILGASANLQKKALETAAQAQADFEVRLNDIGARALADLEARDEFGIILLGRAYSATAPEANKGIPDKIASRGVTVIPMDMLPGRPGPGDETMYWATGRAILAGARLAAEHPGLYPVYVTNFSCGPDSFLTGYFRDIMGNRPSLILELDNHTAHAGIETRIEAFLDVIRHHRRSSRPKTRPRTRVSSRAPELSHPDTVMLVPCLGAWSAPLVASALGLGGLRGQALPPATLEDLELGRAHSTCKECLPLHLTLGAMLNHLRRRSPEERSVFVMADAQGPCRFGQYTVAMNRVLDRLDIQKASIFAPSSVSGYRGLDDRVMLRVWAGIVIGDLFEEMSSMLQAAAMNQDQALALFRDRYETIRQAMTGSRRELRLALRTTARDLAEIPLRRQAQTVPTILLAGEIYVRHDPISRQGLIERLATKGLAVRTAPISEWILYTDWLARQGIECRRGRRFWIRHWAKALVRSSIIKTMAESGLIHADPTPVDRVMAAAASFISPHLTGEAALTVGAILAEMGRPACGAISLGPFGCMPSRLAQAVLAPACTTGALPLDNPARQALGSDHPLPFLCVETDGHPFPQVVEARLEAFVLQARRVHEAIASAPTRS